Proteins from a single region of Undibacterium sp. KW1:
- a CDS encoding GGDEF domain-containing response regulator, with translation MMLTAPPQTSTLDILIIDDDEIDRRNVIRALKQVSVSVKIVEANNALDGLLKAKETLFDVILLDYRLPDRDGIEVLKSLRLDKTHHTAIIMLTHQEDVSLAEQAIEAGAQDFLLKEEVNARRLMRAVHQARHRHKLESELSRSYNQLRELAEHDALTGLANRYDFERALAFAVSRAKRENLHGKMAVLLLDLDRFKNVNDTYGHAIGDQLLIKVARRLGTTTRGSDLLARLGGDEFVVLVQDMDRVDQAILLATRIVEAFKKPIVLDGMEWHVTMSIGIAVFGSCANDATELMKCADIAMYRAKQEGRNQSHFYSDQLHQAVRHRMYLERDLRHALRNEQLQVYYQAKINPFDGSIGGMEALLRWHHPVEGVLTPGVFLPMAEELGLMFDIDQWVMRTACAQLQEWRSLPFLHAQDLTMAVNVSAIQLQGDNLIYTVDEALLTSGLDPRYLELEITENALIRDPVHVAAILHKLVGRGVKLSLDDFGTGYSSFGHLKLFPIHVLKIDQSFVAGVGKGESQERLLAAMIAFAQTMELSLVAEGIETEQQATFCAERGCELLQGYMYSRPIPSSEFEDRYLTGSFRHAPIGPQSDK, from the coding sequence ATGATGCTGACCGCGCCACCGCAAACCTCTACCCTCGATATTCTCATCATCGACGATGATGAAATCGACAGGCGCAATGTCATCCGTGCGTTGAAGCAGGTATCGGTCAGTGTCAAGATCGTTGAAGCCAATAATGCCCTTGATGGCCTGCTCAAAGCCAAGGAAACCCTGTTCGATGTCATCCTGCTTGACTACCGCCTGCCCGACCGTGACGGCATCGAGGTATTAAAGAGCCTGCGTCTCGACAAGACCCACCACACCGCCATCATCATGCTGACGCACCAGGAAGATGTGAGCCTGGCAGAGCAAGCCATCGAAGCCGGTGCGCAAGATTTTTTGCTGAAAGAAGAAGTCAATGCGCGCCGCCTGATGCGCGCCGTGCACCAGGCACGCCACCGCCACAAGCTGGAATCTGAACTCAGCCGCAGCTACAACCAGTTGCGCGAACTGGCTGAGCATGATGCCCTCACTGGGCTGGCCAACCGTTATGATTTTGAGCGCGCCCTGGCCTTTGCCGTCAGCCGCGCCAAGCGCGAGAACCTGCATGGCAAGATGGCGGTACTGCTGCTGGATCTTGACCGCTTCAAGAATGTGAATGACACCTATGGTCACGCGATAGGTGACCAGTTGCTCATCAAGGTAGCGCGCCGCCTGGGTACCACCACGCGCGGCAGTGATTTGCTGGCGCGCCTCGGTGGTGATGAATTTGTGGTGCTGGTGCAGGATATGGACAGGGTCGATCAGGCCATCCTGCTGGCGACCCGTATTGTCGAAGCGTTCAAGAAACCCATCGTCCTTGATGGCATGGAATGGCATGTGACGATGAGCATCGGCATTGCTGTGTTTGGCTCCTGCGCCAATGATGCGACTGAACTCATGAAATGTGCCGACATTGCGATGTACCGCGCCAAGCAGGAAGGCCGTAACCAGAGCCATTTTTATTCTGACCAGTTGCACCAGGCCGTACGCCACCGCATGTACCTTGAGCGCGATCTGCGCCATGCTTTGCGCAATGAGCAGTTGCAGGTGTATTACCAGGCCAAGATCAATCCCTTTGATGGCAGCATAGGCGGCATGGAAGCCCTGCTGCGCTGGCACCATCCGGTAGAGGGGGTGCTGACACCGGGTGTGTTCTTGCCGATGGCAGAAGAACTGGGCCTGATGTTCGATATCGACCAGTGGGTCATGCGCACGGCCTGCGCCCAGTTGCAAGAATGGCGCTCGCTGCCCTTCCTGCATGCCCAGGACCTGACGATGGCAGTGAATGTCTCGGCCATACAATTGCAGGGCGATAATCTCATCTACACCGTCGATGAAGCCCTGCTGACCAGTGGCCTGGACCCGCGCTACCTGGAGCTTGAGATTACCGAAAATGCATTGATCCGCGACCCTGTCCATGTTGCGGCGATTTTGCACAAGCTGGTCGGACGTGGCGTCAAACTCTCGCTGGATGATTTTGGTACCGGTTATTCATCTTTCGGGCATTTGAAACTGTTCCCCATCCATGTGCTGAAGATAGACCAGAGTTTTGTCGCCGGTGTTGGCAAGGGTGAATCGCAAGAACGCCTGCTGGCTGCCATGATAGCCTTTGCCCAGACCATGGAATTGTCCCTGGTGGCAGAGGGTATAGAAACTGAGCAACAGGCCACGTTCTGTGCTGAACGTGGTTGTGAACTTTTGCAGGGCTATATGTATTCACGCCCTATTCCTTCAAGTGAATTTGAAGATCGCTACCTGACTGGAAGTTTCCGCCATGCGCCAATTGGACCACAGTCAGAC
- a CDS encoding M24 family metallopeptidase has product MSLLRKPKPVPANTVETNQQIAALVSVQNRIFPRLIDSLQAGVSTADVAVLADELAREHGVHSSLPLMNGFPAGISISVNQEIMNGVPLSDKLLKDGDVVKLAFGLHDQQRAFSMQNWTVQIGAGTAIAGDLLGPSEL; this is encoded by the coding sequence ATGTCCCTACTCAGAAAACCCAAACCTGTCCCGGCAAATACTGTTGAGACCAATCAACAGATTGCTGCGCTGGTGTCTGTGCAAAACCGGATTTTTCCGAGGCTGATTGATAGCCTGCAGGCGGGTGTCAGTACGGCTGACGTGGCGGTGCTGGCGGATGAGCTGGCGCGGGAGCATGGTGTGCATAGCTCGCTGCCATTGATGAATGGTTTTCCGGCTGGTATCAGCATTAGTGTGAACCAGGAAATCATGAATGGTGTGCCGCTTAGCGACAAGCTGCTCAAGGATGGGGATGTGGTGAAGCTGGCGTTTGGTCTGCACGATCAGCAAAGGGCGTTCAGCATGCAGAACTGGACTGTGCAGATCGGAGCGGGTACGGCCATTGCCGGCGACTTGCTGGGGCCTAGTGAACTGTAA
- a CDS encoding response regulator yields the protein MNDSIPQTRPVTILVVDDDDVDVLGIERALKKLKIANPIVRAHDGVEALEILRSSEGLPRPYLILLDINMPRMNGQEFLAVLRQDKNLSSAVVFVLTTSQDDQDKLMAYSRHVAGYIVKQHVGDGFMRVTEMLDHYWRVVELPVA from the coding sequence ATGAATGACAGCATTCCGCAAACCAGACCGGTCACTATTCTTGTCGTTGATGATGACGATGTCGATGTGCTGGGTATAGAGCGCGCACTGAAAAAACTCAAGATCGCCAATCCCATCGTGCGGGCGCATGACGGTGTTGAAGCGCTGGAAATCCTGCGCTCGTCTGAGGGCCTGCCACGTCCCTACCTGATCTTGCTGGACATTAATATGCCCCGCATGAACGGGCAAGAATTCCTGGCGGTATTACGGCAGGACAAAAACCTGTCATCTGCCGTTGTATTCGTACTGACCACTTCACAGGATGACCAGGACAAGCTCATGGCTTATTCCAGACATGTGGCTGGTTATATCGTCAAACAGCATGTGGGTGATGGATTCATGCGTGTGACAGAAATGCTCGACCACTACTGGCGAGTCGTTGAACTGCCTGTTGCCTGA
- a CDS encoding alpha/beta fold hydrolase, with protein sequence MINKNLLVLLFTALVPFSACIAQDINQTQSQTTSIKIDKALTPEIGGIKQFIEIKTDDANKPVLLFLSGGPGSSMISNAAAFTTILKDRFTIVQWDQRDAGKTLKLNLSPVQPSVELMEKDTYEVIQFIRKELKQEKIYLLGSSWGNVLGFYIVKNHPELLHAYFASNPVISQLASEKELLAALKNHFKDNAIASAELASVNIPFKIDEDLLYLRKWLLYKEGKEFATSAEFRNGFLQWSKTWSPVWNAVMNMDLPKTLKEVDCPVYFFVGKNDIQTSAQITKDYFAQLKAPKKALFLFEHSGHQIHKDEAEKFQQTIISTLPAVATGK encoded by the coding sequence ATGATAAATAAAAACCTGCTGGTCTTGCTATTTACCGCCCTGGTCCCATTCTCTGCATGCATTGCGCAAGACATAAACCAGACACAGTCTCAAACCACTTCAATAAAAATCGACAAGGCGTTGACCCCGGAAATAGGCGGAATAAAACAGTTTATCGAGATTAAAACCGATGATGCCAACAAGCCCGTCCTGCTATTTTTATCGGGCGGCCCCGGAAGCTCAATGATAAGCAATGCGGCAGCTTTCACAACTATCTTGAAAGACAGATTTACGATAGTCCAATGGGACCAGCGAGATGCCGGTAAGACCCTGAAACTCAATCTCTCACCCGTACAGCCCTCGGTTGAGCTCATGGAGAAGGATACCTATGAAGTCATACAATTCATCAGGAAAGAATTAAAACAGGAAAAAATATATTTGCTCGGCAGCTCCTGGGGCAATGTCCTGGGTTTTTACATCGTCAAAAACCACCCCGAATTACTGCATGCCTATTTTGCGTCCAATCCCGTCATCAGCCAGCTCGCCAGTGAAAAAGAATTGCTGGCGGCCCTGAAGAACCATTTCAAGGACAATGCAATCGCCAGCGCTGAACTGGCCAGCGTTAATATCCCGTTTAAAATCGATGAAGACCTGCTCTACCTGAGAAAATGGCTGCTGTACAAAGAAGGCAAAGAGTTCGCAACCAGTGCCGAATTCAGGAATGGTTTTCTGCAATGGTCAAAAACCTGGTCGCCTGTATGGAACGCCGTCATGAATATGGATTTGCCAAAGACCTTGAAAGAAGTCGATTGCCCGGTGTATTTTTTCGTGGGCAAAAACGATATACAAACATCTGCCCAGATTACCAAAGACTATTTCGCGCAATTGAAGGCACCAAAGAAAGCGCTGTTTTTATTTGAACATTCTGGCCATCAGATTCATAAAGACGAGGCAGAAAAATTTCAGCAGACTATCATCAGCACCTTGCCTGCGGTGGCGACAGGAAAGTAG